In one Mesorhizobium australicum genomic region, the following are encoded:
- a CDS encoding class I SAM-dependent methyltransferase, giving the protein MTASSTFNASSAKDYEQVMGRWSRRLAEKFLDFAGCLDGESVLDAGCGTGSLSEAIVARTSTTTVHGIDLADAYVDYAQVRLPDPRATFSVGDVCSLHFENGRFDRVLSLLVLHFVPRGAAAVAELRRVAKPGATVAATVWDARAVS; this is encoded by the coding sequence ATGACCGCGAGCTCCACCTTCAATGCGTCCAGTGCGAAGGACTACGAGCAGGTCATGGGTCGTTGGAGCCGGCGGCTGGCCGAGAAGTTTCTCGATTTCGCCGGCTGCCTGGATGGCGAGAGTGTCCTGGACGCGGGCTGCGGGACGGGCAGTCTGTCCGAGGCCATTGTCGCACGCACTTCCACGACAACAGTGCACGGCATCGATCTGGCAGATGCCTATGTGGATTATGCACAGGTACGGCTCCCGGATCCGCGTGCGACGTTCAGCGTCGGCGATGTCTGCTCCCTGCATTTCGAGAATGGCCGCTTCGACCGTGTCCTGTCCTTGCTCGTGCTTCATTTCGTACCAAGAGGCGCCGCTGCCGTGGCCGAGCTGCGCCGGGTAGCCAAGCCCGGCGCGACAGTCGCCGCCACAGTTTGGGACGCGCGGGCGGTTTCGTGA
- a CDS encoding ABC transporter ATP-binding protein, with amino-acid sequence MSNAVPKPDAAQPILSINNIEVIYDHVILVLKGVSLTVPTGGITALLGANGAGKTTTLKAISNLLHAERGAVTKGNILFEGHEIQSLSPNELVRRGCIQVMEGRHCFGHLSVEDNLMTGAFTRRDGATAIRQDLEMVYDYFPRLRVRRASQAGYTSGGEQQMTAIGRALMSRPKMILLDEPSMGLAPQLVEEIFEIVRKLNEEQGVSFLLAEQNTNVALRYAKYGYILESGRIVLDGEAAALRENEDVKEFYLGVGGEGRRSFKDVKHYKRRKRWLS; translated from the coding sequence ATGTCGAATGCGGTGCCGAAGCCAGACGCAGCCCAGCCGATCCTGTCGATCAACAACATCGAGGTGATCTACGATCACGTGATCCTCGTGCTCAAGGGCGTCTCGCTGACCGTGCCGACGGGCGGCATCACGGCGCTGCTCGGCGCAAACGGCGCCGGCAAGACGACGACGCTGAAGGCGATTTCCAATCTGCTGCATGCCGAGCGCGGCGCGGTGACGAAGGGCAACATCCTGTTTGAGGGCCACGAGATCCAGTCGCTGTCGCCGAACGAACTCGTGCGGCGCGGCTGCATCCAGGTGATGGAGGGCCGGCACTGCTTCGGTCACCTCTCGGTCGAGGACAACCTGATGACCGGTGCATTCACGCGGCGCGACGGCGCCACCGCGATCCGCCAGGACCTCGAAATGGTCTACGATTACTTCCCGCGCCTCAGGGTGCGGCGCGCCAGCCAGGCCGGCTACACCTCGGGCGGCGAACAGCAGATGACCGCCATCGGCCGCGCGCTGATGAGCCGGCCGAAGATGATCCTGCTCGACGAGCCATCGATGGGGCTGGCGCCGCAGCTCGTCGAGGAAATCTTCGAGATCGTGCGCAAGCTGAACGAGGAGCAGGGCGTGTCCTTCCTGCTTGCCGAGCAGAACACCAATGTCGCACTCCGCTACGCCAAATACGGCTACATCCTCGAATCCGGCCGCATCGTGCTCGACGGCGAGGCGGCAGCGCTGCGCGAGAACGAGGACGTGAAGGAATTCTACCTCGGCGTCGGCGGCGAGGGGCGGCGGAGCTTCAAGGACGTCAAGCACTACAAGCGGCGGAAGCGCTGGCTGTCCTAG
- a CDS encoding MmcQ/YjbR family DNA-binding protein translates to MDEAFLSRATERMRSICLTLPEATEKEAWGDVTFRVRDKIFAMIKSGDGRVSVWCKAPPGSQQVLVGADPNTFFVPPYVGPKGWIGVRLDRGPDWEEVDAIVRRSYRLVSPKRLAAMVERTSRGKD, encoded by the coding sequence ATGGACGAGGCGTTTCTTTCGCGCGCGACGGAGCGCATGCGCTCCATCTGCCTGACTTTGCCCGAAGCGACCGAGAAGGAAGCCTGGGGCGATGTGACCTTCCGGGTGCGGGACAAGATCTTCGCGATGATAAAGTCTGGCGACGGCCGCGTTTCGGTCTGGTGCAAGGCGCCGCCGGGCAGTCAGCAGGTGCTGGTGGGGGCCGATCCGAACACCTTCTTCGTGCCGCCCTATGTCGGCCCGAAGGGATGGATCGGCGTACGGCTAGACCGCGGTCCCGACTGGGAAGAAGTCGATGCTATCGTGAGACGAAGTTATCGGCTGGTCTCGCCGAAGCGGCTGGCTGCGATGGTCGAACGGACAAGTAGGGGAAAAGACTGA
- a CDS encoding ABC transporter substrate-binding protein: MRTILKSALLATSVLVAGAFAAPAFAQDVLHVPNLSYRTGPFATSGTPLANGQLDYLTMLNERDGGLNGVKLDGSECETGYNTEKGVECYEKTKGNAVVTQPWSTGITLQVLPKSHVDKIPILAPGYGFSAMQDGKTFEWAFNPPSSYWDGASILLNTIADGNLDNLKGKKVALLHLDHPYGKEPIPLMEALAAKHGFTLLPIPVGLKEMQNQSAQWLQIRREKPDFVLMWGWGAMNGGALTEAAKTKYPMNQFLGIWWAGHDADLKLVGEAGKGYRSVSWSFPNNDAKAMQDIKKLVVDAGKSQAAPGEFDTVFYQRGVLIAAMMVEGIKVAQDKYGAKVVNAEQVRWGLENLDFSEARIKELGLDGMIPPFKTSCSNHTGHAGGWILEWDGAKFVKASEVMQADRAAIDPIVEVKAKEYAEANKPWPTQACQ; encoded by the coding sequence ATGAGGACTATCCTGAAATCCGCGCTTCTGGCGACGAGCGTGCTGGTCGCCGGCGCATTCGCCGCTCCGGCCTTTGCGCAGGACGTGCTGCACGTGCCGAACCTGTCCTATCGCACCGGCCCGTTTGCCACGAGCGGCACGCCGCTCGCCAATGGCCAGCTCGACTACCTCACCATGCTCAACGAGCGCGACGGCGGCCTCAACGGGGTGAAGCTCGACGGCTCGGAGTGCGAGACGGGCTACAACACCGAGAAGGGTGTCGAGTGCTACGAGAAGACCAAGGGCAACGCGGTCGTCACCCAGCCCTGGTCCACCGGCATCACGCTGCAGGTTCTGCCCAAGTCGCATGTCGACAAGATCCCGATCCTGGCGCCCGGCTACGGGTTCTCCGCCATGCAAGACGGCAAGACCTTCGAATGGGCCTTCAATCCGCCGTCTTCCTATTGGGATGGCGCCTCGATCCTGCTCAACACGATTGCCGACGGTAATCTCGACAACCTCAAGGGCAAGAAGGTCGCGCTGCTGCATCTCGACCATCCCTACGGCAAGGAGCCGATCCCGCTGATGGAGGCGCTGGCCGCCAAGCACGGCTTCACCCTGCTGCCGATCCCGGTCGGCCTCAAGGAGATGCAGAACCAGTCGGCGCAGTGGCTGCAGATTCGCCGCGAAAAGCCCGACTTCGTGCTGATGTGGGGCTGGGGCGCCATGAACGGCGGCGCACTGACCGAAGCCGCCAAGACCAAGTATCCGATGAACCAGTTCCTCGGCATCTGGTGGGCGGGTCATGACGCAGACCTGAAGCTCGTCGGCGAGGCCGGCAAGGGCTACCGGTCGGTGTCTTGGAGCTTCCCGAACAACGACGCCAAGGCGATGCAGGACATCAAGAAGCTCGTCGTCGACGCCGGCAAGTCGCAGGCAGCCCCCGGCGAGTTCGATACGGTGTTCTACCAGCGCGGCGTGCTGATCGCGGCGATGATGGTCGAGGGCATCAAGGTGGCGCAGGACAAGTACGGCGCCAAGGTGGTGAACGCCGAGCAGGTCCGCTGGGGTCTCGAGAACCTCGACTTCTCCGAGGCGCGCATCAAGGAACTCGGGCTTGACGGTATGATTCCGCCATTCAAGACCAGCTGCTCCAACCACACCGGTCACGCCGGCGGTTGGATCCTGGAATGGGACGGTGCCAAGTTCGTCAAGGCGTCCGAGGTGATGCAGGCCGACCGCGCGGCGATCGATCCGATCGTCGAGGTCAAGGCCAAGGAATATGCCGAGGCCAACAAGCCGTGGCCGACCCAGGCCTGCCAGTGA
- a CDS encoding branched-chain amino acid ABC transporter permease — protein sequence MLYRTAGQFKTTYEADHALFPVRQDAVLLGIILAFAFVVLPLTANEFAFKALLIPVLIYTLAALGLNILTGYAGQLSLGTGAFMGVGAYACYKIITIFPEVNLLVAIALSGFFSAAVGVAFGVPSLRIKGFYLAIATLAAQFFLVWLFEKWAWLYNYSASGAIQVPTIEMFGIVIAGPNAKAITQYYVVLAVVTIVTIFAINITRGRIGRMWKSVRDMDIAAELVGINLMRAKLSAFFVSSYIVGIAGALFVFLWRGAAEPNLFDIPLSFRVLFIAIIGGLGSILGNYLGAMLIVALPVVLSYLPGALGIPISSSTVEHINIMIVGALIIFFLIVEPHGLARFWAVLREKLIIWPFPH from the coding sequence ATGCTCTACAGAACCGCCGGCCAGTTCAAGACCACCTATGAAGCCGACCACGCGCTGTTTCCAGTCCGGCAGGACGCAGTCCTGCTCGGCATCATCCTCGCCTTCGCCTTCGTCGTCCTGCCGCTCACCGCCAATGAGTTCGCGTTCAAGGCGCTGCTGATTCCAGTACTGATCTACACGCTCGCGGCGCTCGGGCTCAACATCCTCACCGGCTATGCCGGCCAGCTCTCGCTCGGCACAGGGGCGTTCATGGGGGTCGGCGCCTATGCCTGCTACAAGATCATCACGATCTTTCCCGAAGTGAACCTTCTGGTCGCGATCGCGCTGTCGGGCTTCTTCTCGGCGGCCGTCGGCGTCGCCTTCGGTGTTCCTTCGCTCAGGATCAAGGGCTTCTACCTGGCCATCGCCACGCTCGCGGCGCAGTTCTTCCTCGTGTGGCTGTTCGAGAAATGGGCCTGGCTCTACAACTACTCGGCCTCGGGTGCGATCCAGGTGCCGACCATCGAGATGTTCGGCATCGTAATCGCGGGGCCGAACGCCAAGGCGATCACGCAGTACTATGTCGTGTTGGCCGTGGTCACCATCGTGACGATCTTCGCCATCAACATCACCCGCGGGCGCATCGGGCGCATGTGGAAATCCGTGCGCGACATGGACATCGCCGCCGAGCTCGTCGGCATCAATCTGATGAGGGCGAAGCTCTCGGCCTTCTTCGTCTCGTCCTACATTGTCGGTATCGCGGGAGCGTTGTTCGTCTTCCTGTGGCGGGGTGCCGCGGAGCCCAATCTGTTCGACATCCCGCTGTCGTTCCGCGTGCTGTTCATCGCTATCATCGGGGGCCTCGGCTCGATCCTGGGCAATTATCTCGGCGCGATGCTGATCGTGGCGCTGCCGGTGGTGCTCAGCTACCTGCCGGGCGCGCTCGGCATTCCGATCAGTTCCTCGACGGTCGAGCATATCAACATCATGATCGTGGGAGCGCTTATCATCTTCTTCCTGATCGTCGAGCCGCACGGGCTGGCGCGGTTCTGGGCGGTCCTCAGGGAGAAGCTCATCATCTGGCCGTTCCCCCACTGA
- a CDS encoding branched-chain amino acid ABC transporter permease, which yields MLYDVLIKPFADMFGAPDFLMQVLWEGLVSGVLYALIALGFVLIYKSSRIFNFAQGIMVVFAALTLVGLHEKGVPAWLALPLTLGVMFLLAVSIERVVLRPLVNQPDIILFMATIGITLFLIGFGEIIFGGENKVMITRELGIPTGSWEFEPFGGFLSIEQRDVTAVVGAVVLVAALLLFLNKSKMGRAIRALGDDHQAALSVGISLSTIWVVVWFIAGVIALATGIVWGSRAGVSFALEVIAYKALPVLMLGGLESVLGAIVGGLAIGILEKLFEIYWGQPLLGGNTETWFAFVLALVVLLFRPQGLFGERIIERV from the coding sequence ATGCTGTATGACGTCCTGATCAAACCGTTCGCCGATATGTTTGGCGCGCCCGACTTCCTCATGCAGGTTTTGTGGGAAGGGCTCGTCTCCGGCGTGCTCTACGCGCTGATCGCGCTGGGCTTCGTGCTGATCTACAAGTCGTCGCGCATCTTCAACTTCGCGCAAGGCATCATGGTCGTCTTCGCGGCGCTGACCTTGGTCGGCCTGCACGAGAAGGGCGTGCCGGCGTGGCTGGCGCTGCCGCTGACGCTCGGCGTCATGTTCCTGCTTGCGGTCTCGATCGAGCGCGTGGTGCTCAGGCCGCTGGTCAACCAGCCCGACATCATCCTGTTCATGGCAACCATCGGCATCACGCTGTTCCTGATCGGCTTCGGCGAGATCATCTTCGGCGGCGAGAACAAGGTGATGATCACCCGGGAACTCGGCATTCCGACCGGCTCCTGGGAATTCGAACCTTTCGGCGGCTTCCTCTCGATCGAGCAGCGCGACGTGACGGCGGTCGTCGGAGCGGTCGTCCTTGTCGCCGCGCTGCTGCTCTTCCTCAACAAGTCGAAGATGGGCCGCGCCATCCGCGCGCTTGGCGACGACCACCAGGCCGCGCTGTCCGTCGGCATCTCGCTGTCGACCATCTGGGTGGTCGTCTGGTTCATCGCCGGCGTCATCGCGCTGGCGACGGGCATCGTCTGGGGCTCCCGCGCGGGCGTCTCCTTCGCACTGGAGGTGATCGCCTACAAGGCGCTGCCGGTGCTGATGCTGGGCGGGCTGGAAAGCGTGCTTGGCGCCATCGTCGGCGGACTCGCGATCGGCATTCTGGAAAAGCTGTTCGAGATCTATTGGGGCCAGCCGCTGCTCGGCGGCAACACCGAGACCTGGTTCGCCTTCGTCCTGGCCCTGGTCGTGCTGCTGTTCCGGCCGCAGGGTCTGTTCGGCGAACGCATCATCGAGCGGGTGTGA
- a CDS encoding NUDIX domain-containing protein, with protein sequence MSHFPPEDLTGVRVRDVTLLSDNWYFLSRYAFDLRLADGTWQSQLREAYDRGNGATILLYNRERGTVVLTRQFRLPAFLNGGAGWMIETAAGLLDGDDPGAAIRREVAEETGYRIGEAREVFDIFMSPGSVTERLHFFIAEFDPADRPTAGGGAEGENENIEVLEIAFDEALAMVARNEIRDAKTILLLYHARIHGIL encoded by the coding sequence ATGTCTCATTTCCCTCCCGAGGATCTGACGGGTGTGCGGGTGCGCGACGTCACGCTGCTTTCGGACAACTGGTATTTCCTCAGCCGATACGCCTTCGATTTGAGGCTCGCCGACGGGACATGGCAGTCCCAGCTTCGCGAGGCCTACGATCGCGGCAACGGCGCGACGATCCTGCTCTACAACCGCGAGCGCGGCACCGTCGTCCTGACCCGACAGTTCCGCCTGCCGGCCTTCCTGAACGGTGGTGCCGGATGGATGATCGAAACGGCCGCCGGCCTGCTGGATGGCGACGATCCGGGCGCTGCAATCCGCCGGGAGGTTGCGGAGGAGACTGGTTACCGCATCGGCGAGGCACGTGAAGTGTTCGACATCTTCATGAGTCCCGGATCCGTGACCGAGCGTCTTCACTTCTTCATCGCCGAATTCGACCCCGCCGACCGCCCTACTGCAGGCGGCGGAGCGGAAGGCGAGAACGAGAACATCGAGGTTCTGGAGATCGCGTTCGACGAAGCGCTCGCCATGGTGGCGCGGAACGAAATCCGCGATGCCAAGACCATACTGCTCCTCTACCACGCGCGCATCCACGGGATCCTCTAA
- a CDS encoding DUF3096 domain-containing protein, giving the protein MDLGNLPLTPLVSLIAGVLILLMPRLLNYIVAIYLIVVGLLGLFPQLAG; this is encoded by the coding sequence ATGGACCTCGGAAACCTTCCCCTTACCCCTCTCGTCTCGCTGATAGCCGGCGTGCTCATCCTCCTGATGCCGCGCCTGCTCAACTACATCGTGGCGATCTACCTCATCGTCGTCGGCCTGCTCGGCCTGTTCCCGCAGCTGGCAGGGTGA
- a CDS encoding ABC transporter ATP-binding protein has product MNRPVDPRDFASKLEGMADGEVLLNLRNVSLAFGGVKAITDISFDIRKGEIRAIIGPNGAGKTSMLNVINGFYTPQKGTIVFRGRERVGMKPHHAVGQGIARTFQNVALFKGMSTLDNIMTGRSVMMKRGLGWQMLWHGPALAEEIEHRKAVEEIIDFLEIQHIRRTPVGKLPYGLQKRVELGRALAMEPSLLLLDEPMAGMNLEEKEDMSRFILEVNRQRGTTIALIEHDMGVVMDLSDRVVVLDYGRKIADGTPEEVKSNQDVIDAYLGVAH; this is encoded by the coding sequence ATGAACCGGCCGGTGGACCCCAGGGATTTCGCGTCCAAGCTGGAAGGCATGGCCGACGGCGAGGTGCTGCTCAACCTGCGCAACGTCTCGCTCGCCTTCGGCGGGGTGAAGGCAATCACCGACATCTCGTTCGACATCCGCAAGGGCGAGATCCGCGCCATCATCGGCCCCAACGGCGCCGGCAAGACGTCGATGCTCAACGTCATCAACGGCTTCTACACGCCGCAGAAGGGCACGATCGTCTTCCGCGGCAGGGAGCGCGTCGGCATGAAGCCGCACCATGCCGTGGGGCAGGGGATCGCCCGCACCTTCCAGAACGTCGCGCTGTTCAAGGGCATGTCGACGCTCGACAACATCATGACCGGCCGATCGGTGATGATGAAGCGCGGGCTGGGCTGGCAGATGCTGTGGCACGGACCGGCGCTGGCGGAGGAGATCGAGCACCGCAAGGCAGTCGAGGAGATCATCGATTTCCTCGAAATCCAGCACATCCGCCGCACGCCCGTCGGCAAGCTGCCCTACGGCCTGCAGAAGCGGGTGGAGCTCGGCCGGGCGCTGGCGATGGAGCCGTCGCTGCTGCTGCTCGACGAGCCGATGGCCGGCATGAATCTCGAGGAAAAAGAGGACATGAGCCGCTTCATCCTCGAGGTCAACCGGCAGCGCGGCACCACGATCGCGCTGATCGAGCATGACATGGGCGTGGTGATGGACCTTTCGGACCGTGTGGTCGTTCTCGACTACGGACGCAAGATCGCCGACGGCACGCCGGAGGAGGTCAAGTCCAACCAGGACGTCATCGACGCCTATCTCGGCGTCGCGCACTGA
- a CDS encoding AMP-dependent synthetase/ligase, whose protein sequence is MDSTASAAERPLDTFPKYLLWNAERFAGRPAMRFKNYGIWQSWTWKEQLAEVRALSLGLQAIGVVRGDKVAVVGSNRPRLYWTFAAVQALGGIPVPVYADSVAEEMAYVLDHAEVRFAVVEDQEQVDKLLSIADKVPSLHEIVYDEPRGMRDYDPKRLHDYEKVREAGLTRLKIDGAAEAWLAEIAKGRGSDLGIMLYTSGTTGRPKGVMLSNDNLVKSALHGNAFDHLTENETTIAYLPLAWVGDHVFSYSQSYTAGFCVACPESPETVTEDRREIAPTYFFAPPRVFEGLLTAMMVRMEDAGRTKKRMFDTFTAHARKVGEKILNGESVGAWDRLKYALGEFLVYGPVKNRMGLSRLRVAYTAGEAIGPELFRFYRAIGLNLKQLYGQTEATVYITAQPDGQIQADTVGLPSPGVEIRIADNGEVLYRSDGTFIGYYKNDQATAETKTPDGWVKTGDAGFFNADGHLKIIDRAKDVGRMKSGALFAPKYIENALKFFPDIKEAVAFGDGRDFCAVFVNIDLQSVGSWAERNNVAYASYQELANHPDVYKMVAEHVDAANRKLATEPMMAASQIRRFLVLHKELDADDGELTRTQKVRRSFIAERYGELIEALYDGSTSKRVETEITYEDGRKAKIAATVRIVDAPTYGGTAEPVREAAE, encoded by the coding sequence ATGGATTCGACGGCGTCTGCCGCCGAAAGGCCGCTTGATACGTTTCCGAAGTATCTGCTGTGGAACGCCGAGCGCTTCGCTGGCCGCCCCGCGATGCGCTTCAAGAACTACGGCATCTGGCAGAGCTGGACCTGGAAGGAGCAGCTTGCCGAGGTGCGGGCGCTGTCGCTCGGCCTGCAGGCGATCGGCGTCGTGCGCGGCGACAAGGTCGCCGTGGTCGGTTCGAACCGCCCGCGTCTCTACTGGACATTCGCCGCGGTCCAGGCGCTGGGCGGCATACCGGTGCCGGTCTATGCCGACTCGGTCGCCGAGGAGATGGCTTACGTGCTCGACCACGCCGAGGTCCGCTTCGCCGTCGTGGAGGACCAGGAGCAGGTCGACAAGCTCCTCTCGATCGCGGACAAGGTGCCGTCGCTGCACGAGATCGTCTACGACGAGCCGCGCGGCATGCGCGACTACGACCCGAAGCGCCTGCACGACTACGAGAAGGTGCGCGAGGCCGGCCTAACGCGGCTCAAGATCGACGGCGCCGCCGAAGCCTGGCTGGCAGAGATCGCCAAGGGGAGGGGCTCGGATCTCGGCATCATGCTTTACACGTCCGGCACCACCGGGCGGCCGAAAGGCGTGATGCTCTCCAACGACAATCTAGTGAAGTCGGCACTGCACGGCAACGCTTTCGACCACCTTACCGAGAACGAGACGACGATCGCCTACCTGCCGCTCGCCTGGGTGGGCGACCACGTGTTCTCCTACTCGCAGTCCTACACGGCCGGCTTCTGCGTCGCCTGCCCGGAAAGCCCGGAGACGGTGACGGAAGACCGACGCGAGATCGCGCCGACCTACTTCTTCGCGCCGCCGCGCGTGTTCGAGGGCCTGCTCACCGCGATGATGGTGCGGATGGAGGACGCCGGCCGGACCAAGAAGCGGATGTTCGACACCTTCACGGCGCATGCCCGCAAAGTCGGCGAGAAGATCCTCAACGGCGAGAGCGTCGGCGCGTGGGACCGGCTGAAATATGCGCTGGGCGAGTTCCTGGTCTACGGGCCGGTGAAGAACCGCATGGGCCTGTCGCGGCTGCGCGTCGCCTACACCGCCGGCGAAGCGATCGGGCCGGAGCTCTTCCGCTTCTACCGCGCGATCGGGCTGAACCTGAAGCAGCTCTACGGGCAGACGGAGGCGACGGTCTACATCACCGCGCAGCCGGACGGTCAGATCCAGGCCGATACGGTCGGGCTGCCGTCGCCGGGCGTCGAGATCAGGATCGCCGACAATGGCGAGGTGCTCTACCGTTCCGATGGCACCTTTATCGGCTACTACAAGAACGATCAGGCGACCGCGGAGACCAAGACGCCGGACGGCTGGGTGAAGACGGGCGATGCCGGCTTCTTCAATGCCGACGGGCATCTCAAGATCATCGACCGCGCCAAGGATGTGGGGCGGATGAAGTCGGGCGCGCTGTTCGCGCCGAAATACATCGAGAACGCGCTGAAATTCTTCCCCGACATCAAGGAGGCGGTGGCCTTCGGCGACGGGCGCGATTTCTGCGCCGTCTTCGTCAATATCGACCTGCAGTCGGTCGGCTCCTGGGCCGAGCGCAACAATGTCGCCTATGCTTCCTACCAGGAGCTCGCCAACCATCCGGATGTCTACAAGATGGTCGCCGAGCATGTCGATGCGGCGAACCGCAAGCTTGCGACCGAGCCGATGATGGCCGCCTCGCAGATCCGGCGCTTCCTCGTGCTGCACAAGGAGCTCGACGCGGACGACGGCGAGCTGACCCGCACCCAGAAGGTGCGTCGCTCCTTCATCGCCGAGCGCTATGGCGAACTGATCGAGGCGCTCTACGACGGCTCGACATCCAAGCGCGTCGAGACCGAGATCACCTACGAGGACGGCCGCAAGGCGAAGATCGCCGCGACGGTCAGGATCGTCGACGCGCCCACCTATGGCGGGACGGCCGAACCGGTGCGGGAGGCTGCGGAATGA
- a CDS encoding Crp/Fnr family transcriptional regulator → MKETRDDFVRNAIWARELTSEEIERARRGVIEKQFSKGGYICHRGDKLDHWTGVISGLVKISAISASGKAMTFAGAGAGGWFGEGSVLKDEPRKYDLVAIADTRLAMMPRATFMWLYENSTGFNRFLVRQLNERMGQFIATIEYDRILSPKARVARNISWFFNPILYPVTKPEIEIGQEELGLLAGVSRPVVSKSLQALEAEGLLRVEHSRIVVFDVEALGNYEDD, encoded by the coding sequence ATGAAGGAAACCAGGGACGATTTCGTCCGCAACGCCATCTGGGCCCGGGAGCTTACTTCCGAGGAGATCGAGCGTGCGCGCCGCGGGGTGATCGAGAAGCAGTTCTCGAAGGGCGGCTATATCTGCCATCGCGGCGACAAGCTGGACCACTGGACCGGGGTGATCAGCGGCCTGGTCAAGATCAGCGCCATCTCGGCCAGCGGCAAGGCGATGACGTTCGCAGGCGCGGGCGCGGGCGGCTGGTTCGGCGAGGGATCGGTCCTCAAGGACGAGCCTCGCAAATACGATCTGGTGGCGATCGCCGACACGCGGCTGGCGATGATGCCGCGCGCCACCTTCATGTGGCTCTACGAGAATTCGACCGGCTTCAACCGCTTCCTCGTCCGGCAGCTGAACGAGCGCATGGGCCAGTTCATCGCAACGATCGAATATGACCGCATCCTGTCGCCCAAGGCGCGGGTGGCGCGCAACATCTCCTGGTTCTTCAATCCAATCCTTTATCCGGTCACCAAGCCGGAAATCGAGATCGGGCAGGAGGAGCTCGGCCTGCTGGCGGGCGTGTCGCGGCCGGTCGTCAGCAAGAGCCTGCAGGCGCTGGAGGCCGAGGGTCTGCTGCGCGTCGAGCATTCGCGAATCGTCGTCTTCGACGTCGAAGCGCTTGGAAACTACGAAGACGATTGA
- a CDS encoding N-acyl amino acid synthase FeeM domain-containing protein, with protein MITDGTALRAVAQSLDVDVKPSGFVAQVSAMLERIEYRRCDSGEDFEAICRLRYRAYRAHGFVPESADGVTTDAYDETPNSYRFGVWLEDQLISTVRVHHMTAAEPYSSIMSTFEDIIGPRLRRGETFINPTLFAADPSIVGVFPALPYVTLRLAVAANSYFDTTSCICVVREEHTAFYRRIFGAVQVGEPRAYPPFTVPVMLYDSNCAINLQKTLRRYPFFHATPAEQRLLFGKPAKGEPAPLTIIPTANVVARAA; from the coding sequence GATTACGGATGGTACAGCGCTGCGCGCTGTGGCGCAGTCGCTTGATGTGGACGTGAAGCCTTCCGGCTTCGTTGCACAGGTCTCGGCCATGCTCGAACGCATCGAATACCGTCGCTGCGACAGCGGCGAGGACTTCGAGGCGATCTGCCGGCTGCGTTACCGCGCCTATCGCGCACACGGGTTCGTGCCCGAATCCGCGGACGGCGTCACAACCGACGCATATGACGAGACGCCCAACAGCTACCGCTTCGGCGTCTGGCTCGAAGATCAGCTCATCTCGACGGTGCGCGTCCATCACATGACCGCGGCCGAACCGTATTCGTCGATCATGAGCACCTTCGAGGATATCATCGGACCGCGGCTGCGGCGGGGCGAGACCTTCATCAACCCGACCCTGTTCGCGGCCGATCCGTCGATCGTCGGCGTCTTTCCGGCGCTACCCTATGTGACGCTGCGCCTGGCTGTGGCCGCCAATTCGTATTTCGACACCACGAGCTGCATCTGCGTGGTGCGCGAGGAGCATACGGCCTTCTATCGCCGAATCTTCGGCGCCGTGCAGGTCGGCGAGCCGCGGGCCTATCCGCCGTTCACCGTGCCGGTCATGCTCTACGACTCGAACTGTGCCATCAATCTGCAGAAGACGCTGCGGCGCTATCCGTTCTTCCATGCGACGCCGGCCGAGCAGCGGCTTTTGTTCGGCAAGCCTGCGAAGGGCGAGCCGGCGCCGCTGACGATCATCCCCACGGCGAACGTGGTCGCCCGCGCCGCCTGA